CCGCGACGCTCCTCGGCCGTCATCAGACCACGCTGGTACTGCTTGTCGATCCGGTCGGCTTCCTTCTCGTACCGCTCCATGATCTCGGGCTTGCGCGGCGGCGCGATGACGTCCTCCATGCCGATCGTCACGCCGGACCAGGTGGCCCAGTGGAAACCGGCCTCCTTGAGCGCGTCCAGAGTGGCGGCCAGGGCCACCTTCGGGAACCGCTCGGCGAGGTCGTTGACGATCGCGGAGAGCTGACCCTTGCGGATCTCGTAGTTCACGTACCGGTAGCCCTTGGGCAGGGTCTCGTTGAAGAGCGCCCGACCCAGCGTGGTCTCGACGATGAGCGGCTCGCCCGGCGTCCACCCCTCGGGGCGGTCCACCTGGGCTGGCCGGCACCGTTGTCGACCTCGACGACGTCGCGCAGCCGCACCTTGATCGGCGCCTGCAGGTGCAGCTCGCCGTTGTCGAAGGCCATCCGCGCCTCGGCGTCCGAGCTGAACTCCCGCCCGACCCCCTTGGCGTCCGCCGTGAGGTGGGTCAGGTGGTACAGCCCGATGACCATGTCCTGGGTGGGCATGGTGACCGGCTTGCCGTCGGCCGGCTTGAGGATGTTGTTCGACGAGAGCATCAGGATCCGCGCCTCGGCCTGCGCCTCGGCGGACAGCGGCACGTGCACCGCCATCTGGTCACCGTCGAAGTCCGCGTTGAACGCGGTGCAGACGAGCGGGTGGATCTGGATCGCCTTGCCCTCGACCAGCTGCGGCTCGAAGGCCTGGATGCCCAGACGGTGCAGCGTGGGTGCGCGGTTGAGCAGCACCGGGTGCTCCCCGATGACCTCTTCCAGCACGTCCCACACGACCGGCCGCTGCCGCTCGACCATCCGCTTGGCGGACTTGATGTTTTGCGCGTGGTTGAGGTCAACCAGGCGCTTCATCACGAACGGCTTGAAGAGCTCCAGCGCCATCTGCTTGGGCAGGCCGCACTGGTGCAGCTTCAGCTGCGGGCCGACGACGATCACGGAACGGCCGGAGTAGTCGACGCGCTTGCCGAGCAGGTTCTGCCGGAAGCGGCCCTGCTTGCCCTTGAGCATGTCGGACAGCGACTTCAGCGGCCGGTTACCCGGGCCGGTGACCGGACGACCGCGGCGGCCGTTGTCGAACAGCGCGTCGACGGCCTCCTGCAGCATCCGCTTCTCGTTGTTGACGATGATCTCGGGCGCACCCAGGTCGATCAGGCGCTTGAGCCGGTTGTTCCGGTTGATCACGCGGCGGTACAGGTCGTTGAGGTCGGAGGTCGCGAAGCGGCCACCGTCGAGCTGCACCATCGGACGCAGGTCCGGCGGGATGACCGGCACGCAGTCGAGCACCATGCCGAGCGGCGAGTTACGGGTGTTCAGGAACGCCGCCACGACCTTGAGCCGCTTGAGCGCCCGGATCTTCCGCTGACCCTTGCCGGACCGGATGATCTCGCGCAGGTTGTCGGCCTCCGCGTCAAGGTCCATGTTTTCGAGCAGGGCCTTGATCGCCTCGGCACCCATGCCGCCGTTGAAGTACTCGCCGAACCGGTCGCGCAGCTCCCGGTAGAGCAGCTCGTCGGTGACCAGCTGCTTGGGCTCCAGCTTGCGGAACGTGTCGAGCACCTCGTCGAGCCGGTCGATCTCGCGCTGCGCCCGGTCGCGGATCTGGCGCATCTCACGCTCGCCAGACTCCTTGACCTTGCGCCGCACGTCGGCCTTGGCGCCCTCCGCCTCCAGCTCGGCCAGGTCGGCCTCGAGCTTGGCGGCCCGCTTCTCGATCTCCGAGTCGCGGCTGTTTTCCGACTGCCGCTTCTCGGCCAGGATCTCGTTTTCCACCGTCGACATGTCGCGGTGGCGGGCCTCGGTGTCCACCCCGGTCACCACGTACGACGCGAAGTAGATGATCTTTTCGAGGTCCTTGGGCGCCAGGTCGAGCAGGTAGCCGAGGCGGCTGGGCACACCCTTGAAGTACCAGATGTGCGTGACCGAGGCGGCCAGCTCGATGTGGCCCATCCGCTCACGGCGGACCTTCGAGCGGGTCACCTCGACGCCGCAGCGCTCACAGATGATGCCCTTGAAGCGGACTCGCTTGTACTTGCCGCAGTAGCACTCCCAGTCCCGCTGAGGACCGAAGATCTTCTCGCAGAAGAGCCCGTCCTTTTCCGGCTTGAGCGTGCGGTAGTTGATCGTCTCGGGCTTCTTCACCTCGCCGTGCGACCACTGGCGGATGTCGTCAGCTGTCGCCAGGCCGATTCGCAACTCGTCGAAGAAGTTGACGTCGAGCAATTTATGTCCCTCGAGTCGTGTCTCGTATCTTTTGCCAGCTCATCGGTGGGGTCAGGAGCCGGTTGGCCCCTGACCCCGCCGCCTCAGACTTCCTCGACGCTGCTTGGCTCACGCCGAGACAGGTCGATGCCCAACTCCTCCGCGGCCCGGAAGACCTCGTCATCGGTCTCCCGCATCTCCAGCGCCACGCCGTCGCTGCTCAGCACCTCGACGTTGAGGCACAGCGACTGGAGCTCCTTGAGGAGCACCTTGAACGACTCCGGGATGCCGGGCTCGGGGATGTTTTCGCCCTTGACGATGGCCTCGTAGACCTTCACGCGGCCGAGCACGTCGTCGGACTTGATCGTGAGCAGCTCCTGCAGGGCGTAAGCAGCGCCGTACGCCTGCATCGCCCAGCACTCCATCTCACCGAAGCGCTGACCACCGAACTGCGCCTTACCACCCAGCGGCTGCTGCGTGATCATCGAGTACGGTCCGGTCGAACGCGCGTGGATCTTGTCGTCGACCAGGTGGTTGAGCTTCAGGATGTAGATGTAGCCGACCGCGATCGGGTCCGGCAGCGGCTCACCCGAGCGACCGTCGAACAGCTGGGCCTTGCCCGAGCCGCCGACGAGCTGGACGCCGTCACGGTTGGGCAGGGAGCTGGCCAGCAGGCCGCTGATCTCCGCCTCCTTGGCGCCGTCGAAGACCGGCGTCGCCACGTTGGTGTCAGGCTCCGAGGTGTCGGCACCGATCGACTTGAGCGCCCGCTTCCACTCGGCGTCCTCGCCCTCGATCTTCCAGCCGGTCTTGGCCACCCACCCGAGGTGGGTCTCCAGGACCTGACCGATGTTCATCCGGCTCGGCACACCCAGCGGGTTGAGCACGATGTCGACCGGCGTGCCGTCCTCAAGGAACGGCATGTCCTCGACCGGCAGGATCTTGGAGATGACGCCCTTGTTGCCGTGGCGGCCCGCGAGCTTGTCACCGTCCTGGATCTTGCGCTTCTGTGCCACGTAGACGCGGACCAGCTCGTTGACACCCGGGGGCAGCTCGTCGCCGTCCTCGCGGGAGAAGGTGCGAACGCCGATGACCGTGCCGGTCTCGCCGTGCGGCACCTTCAGCGAGGTGTCCCGGACCTCGCGCGCCTTCTCGCCGAAGATCGCGCGGAGCAGCCGCTCCTCCGGGGTCAGCTCGGTCTCGCCCTTGGGCGTGACCTTGCCGACCAGGATGTCGCCGGGCACGACCTCCGCGCCGATCCGGATGATGCCGCGCTCGTCGAGGTCGGCGAGCATTTCCTCGCTGACGTTCGGGATGTCGCGGGTGATCTCTTCCGGACCCAGCTTGGTGTCGCGGGCGTCGACCTCGTGCTCCTCGATGTGGATCGAGGTGAGCACGTCCTGCTGCACGAGGCGCTGCGACAGGATGATCGCGTCCTCGTAGTTGTGGCCTTCCCACGGCATGAACGCGACGAGCAGGTTGCGCCCGAGCGCCATCTCGCCCTCGTCGGTGCACGGACCGTCGGCGATGACCTGGCCGGCCTCGACGCGGTCGCCCTCGAAGACGACCGGCTTCTGGTTGACGCAGGAGCCGGCGTTGGAGCGGCGGAACTTGTGCAGCAGGTAGGTGCGGCGGTGACCGTCGTCCTGGTGCACCGTCACGTAGTCGGCGCACAGGTCCTCGACCACGCCACCGACCTCGGCGACGACGACGTCACCGGCGTCGACGGCGGCCCGGTACTCCATACCCGTGCCGACCAGCGGCGACTCGGCCTTGACCAGCGGCACCGCCTGGCGCTGCATGTTGGCGCCCATGAGCGCCCGGTTGGCGTCGTCGTGCTCGAGGAACGGGATCATGGCGGTCGCGACCGACACCATCTGGCGCGGCGAGACGTCCATGTAGTCCACGGCGGCCGGCGTGACGTAGTCGACCTCGCCGCCCTTCCGGCGGACCAGGACTCGGTCCTCGGCGAAGGTGCCGTCGGACTTCAGCGGGGCGTTGGCCTGGGCCTTGACGAACCGGTCCTCTTCGTCCGCCGTCAGGTAGTCGATCTGGTCGGTGACCCGACCGTTGTCCACCTTCCGGTACGGCGTCTCGATGAAGCCGAACGGATTGACCCGCCCGAACGTGGAGAGCGCGCCGATCAGGCCGATGTTCGGACCTTCCGGGGTCTCGATCGGGCACATCCGGCCGTAGTGGGACGGGTGCACGTCGCGAACCTCGAAGCCGGCCCGCTCGCGGGACAGACCACCGGGGCCCAGCGCCGACAGGCGCCGGCGGTGGGTCAGGCCCGCCAGGGGGTTGGTCTGGTCCATGAACTGGGACAGCTGCGACGTACCGAAGAACTCCTTGATCGCCGCCACCACGGGGCGGATGTTGATCAGAGTCTGCGGCGTGATCGCTTCGACGTCCTGCGTGGTCATCCGCTCGCGGACGACCCGCTCCATGCGGGAGAGGCCGACCCGAACCTGGTTCTGGATCAGCTCGCCTACCGTGCGGAGGCGCCGGTTGCCGAAGTGGTCGATGTCGTCCGGCTCGTAACCCTCCTCGCCCGCGTGCAGGCGGCAGAGGTACTCAACCGTGGCGACGATGTCCTCGACGGTCAGCGTGCCCTTGTTGATCGGGATGTCGATCTCGAGCTTCTTGTTGAACTTGTAGCGCCCGACCTTGGCTACGTCATACCGCTTCGAGTTGAAGAAGAGGTTGTCGAGCAAGGTCTGGGCGTTTTCCCGCGTCGGCGGCTCACCAGGCCGCAGCTTGCGGTAGATGTCCAACAGCGCCTCGTCCTGGCCGGCGATGTGGTCCTTTTCCAAGGTGGTCATCATCAGCTCGGACCAGCCGAACCGCTCGCGGATCTGCTCGTTGGTCCAACCAATGGCCTTGAGCAGGACCGTGACGGCCTGGCGGCGCTTGCGGTCGATGCGGACGCCGACGGTGTCGCGCTTGTCGATGTCGAACTCCAGCCAGGCACCCCGGCTGGGGATCACCTTGACGCTGGAGAGGTCGCGGTCGGACGTCTTGTCCGGCTGCTTGTCGAAGTAGACGCCCGGGGAGCGGACGAGCTGGCTGACGACCACGCGCTCGGTGCCGTTGATGATGAAGGTGCCCTTGGGGGTCATCATCGGGAAGTCACCCATGAACACCGTCTGGCTCTTGATCTCACCAGTGGTGTTGTTGGTGAACTCCGCGGTCACGAAGAGCGGAGCGCAGTACGTCAGGTCCTTCTCCTTGCACTCTTCGATCGAGGCCTTGACCTCGTCGAAGCGGGGAGCGGAGAAGGAAAGGGACATGGTGCCCGAGAAGTCCTCAATCGGACTAATCTCGTCGAGGATTTCCGCGAGACCTGAGCGGGCGTGCGGGTCATCAGCCGACCGGCCCTGCCACGCCTCGTTGCCAACCAACCAGTCGAAGGACTCGTTCTGGATGGCGAGGAGGTTGGGGACCTCAAGATGTTCGGTGATCCTGCCGAATGAAATCCGGCGGGGAGCAAATGCGCTCGACGTACGACTGGTCTTCGCAGGGCGGGAAGCTGCCAAGATGCGTCCTTCCGAGGACCGGTGCTGCAAAACGGCCGTTGCGCGCGCACCCCGACTGACCCCGATCCGGACGGCCAGTTTCGGACATTCCGGGCAGGGCTGAAGTCGGAAGGCAGCGCAAACTAGCAGTGTAGCCGAACGGCTAACCGCTGTCCAGCCCACCACGGCAGCGCGACGCGGAACGCACCTCGTGGCACCTCACGATGCCTCCAGGCCGCTCAGAACGCGGCACGCTAACCACGGTGCCGTCAGGTCGGCTGCGTTGCGATCTCACCAATGGCAATGCCACTTGTGGACCCAACGCCGCCTTACCCAGCCGGTGGCCGTTGCAAGCGCGGAAGGACTTGCTGATGTCAGCGTGCCTGCCAGCAAACGCTGCGTCAAGGGTTCTGGCGCGGGTCGGACCACCGTGATCGGCGCCACGCCCGAATTTCTACTTCGGATGCATGAAGTGGGCTCCCCGTCACCACCTTTTCGGGTAACGAGGAGCCCACTGGAGAGCTTGCGCGAGATTGCCTGAGGGTGAGCGTTTGGGCTAGCCCGACGCGCCCCCGGCCTCCCGCCGGCCATCCACTTACTTGAGGGTGACCTTGGCGCCTTCGGCCTCGAGCTTGGCCTTGGCCTTGTCGGCGGTCTCCTTGTTGGCCTTCTCCAGGACCGGCTTCGGCGCGGCCTCGACCAGGTCCTTGGCCTCCTTGAGGCCCAGGCCGGTCAGCTCACGCACGACCTTGATGACCTGGATCTTCTTGCCACCGTCGGCCTCGAGGACGACGTCGAACTCGTCCTTCTCCTCCTCGACCGGCGCGGCAGCGGCGGCCGGGCCGGCAGCGGCGACGGCGACCGGCGCGGCGGCCTGGACGTCGAACGTGTCCTCGAACTGCTTAACAAAGTCCGACAGCTCGATCAGCGTCATCTCCTTGAACGCGTCGAGCAGCTCGTCGGTGCTGAGCTTCGCCATGGTGTCTGGCGTCCTTCCTAGGTTTGTTTCGAATTTCCCGGGGTTTGGCCGTCACGTGGTACGCCCGCACCCAAAGAAGCTGACTCGCCGCGTTACTGAGCGGCTTCTTCCTTCTCGCGCTTGTCCTGCAGAGCGGCCGCCAGACGAGCGGTCTTCGTCAGCGGAGCCTGGAGCACGGCCGCGGCCTTGCTCAGGTTCGCCTTCATGGCACCGGCCAACTTGGCCAGCAGCACCTCACGGGACTCGAGGTCGGCGAGCTTGTTGACCTCGTCAGCCGAGATCGCCTTGCCCTCGAACACGCCGCCCTTGATGATCAGAGCCGGGTTGGCCTTCGCGAACTCGCGCAGGCCCTTCGCCGCCTCCACCACATCGCCGGAGACGAAAGTGAGCGCGGTAGGACCGGAGAACAGCTCGTCGAGGCCGCTGATGCCCGCGTCCGTCGCAGCACGCTTGGCCAGGGTGTTC
The window above is part of the Phytohabitans houttuyneae genome. Proteins encoded here:
- the rplJ gene encoding 50S ribosomal protein L10, which gives rise to MADKPIRADKATAVAELTEHFRKAEATVLTEYRGLTVAQLTQLRRSLGQTATYSVAKNTLAKRAATDAGISGLDELFSGPTALTFVSGDVVEAAKGLREFAKANPALIIKGGVFEGKAISADEVNKLADLESREVLLAKLAGAMKANLSKAAAVLQAPLTKTARLAAALQDKREKEEAAQ
- the rpoB gene encoding DNA-directed RNA polymerase subunit beta encodes the protein MAASRPAKTSRTSSAFAPRRISFGRITEHLEVPNLLAIQNESFDWLVGNEAWQGRSADDPHARSGLAEILDEISPIEDFSGTMSLSFSAPRFDEVKASIEECKEKDLTYCAPLFVTAEFTNNTTGEIKSQTVFMGDFPMMTPKGTFIINGTERVVVSQLVRSPGVYFDKQPDKTSDRDLSSVKVIPSRGAWLEFDIDKRDTVGVRIDRKRRQAVTVLLKAIGWTNEQIRERFGWSELMMTTLEKDHIAGQDEALLDIYRKLRPGEPPTRENAQTLLDNLFFNSKRYDVAKVGRYKFNKKLEIDIPINKGTLTVEDIVATVEYLCRLHAGEEGYEPDDIDHFGNRRLRTVGELIQNQVRVGLSRMERVVRERMTTQDVEAITPQTLINIRPVVAAIKEFFGTSQLSQFMDQTNPLAGLTHRRRLSALGPGGLSRERAGFEVRDVHPSHYGRMCPIETPEGPNIGLIGALSTFGRVNPFGFIETPYRKVDNGRVTDQIDYLTADEEDRFVKAQANAPLKSDGTFAEDRVLVRRKGGEVDYVTPAAVDYMDVSPRQMVSVATAMIPFLEHDDANRALMGANMQRQAVPLVKAESPLVGTGMEYRAAVDAGDVVVAEVGGVVEDLCADYVTVHQDDGHRRTYLLHKFRRSNAGSCVNQKPVVFEGDRVEAGQVIADGPCTDEGEMALGRNLLVAFMPWEGHNYEDAIILSQRLVQQDVLTSIHIEEHEVDARDTKLGPEEITRDIPNVSEEMLADLDERGIIRIGAEVVPGDILVGKVTPKGETELTPEERLLRAIFGEKAREVRDTSLKVPHGETGTVIGVRTFSREDGDELPPGVNELVRVYVAQKRKIQDGDKLAGRHGNKGVISKILPVEDMPFLEDGTPVDIVLNPLGVPSRMNIGQVLETHLGWVAKTGWKIEGEDAEWKRALKSIGADTSEPDTNVATPVFDGAKEAEISGLLASSLPNRDGVQLVGGSGKAQLFDGRSGEPLPDPIAVGYIYILKLNHLVDDKIHARSTGPYSMITQQPLGGKAQFGGQRFGEMECWAMQAYGAAYALQELLTIKSDDVLGRVKVYEAIVKGENIPEPGIPESFKVLLKELQSLCLNVEVLSSDGVALEMRETDDEVFRAAEELGIDLSRREPSSVEEV
- the rplL gene encoding 50S ribosomal protein L7/L12; translation: MAKLSTDELLDAFKEMTLIELSDFVKQFEDTFDVQAAAPVAVAAAGPAAAAAPVEEEKDEFDVVLEADGGKKIQVIKVVRELTGLGLKEAKDLVEAAPKPVLEKANKETADKAKAKLEAEGAKVTLK